A genomic stretch from Pseudomonas sp. MUP55 includes:
- a CDS encoding extracellular solute-binding protein — MITLRVLGTSVTLLECLRVRAEQELGIRLVYQVHDVEQAQRIAVMQPDSYDLYDQWFHNVDFVWPARAIQPIDTRRIALWHEINDLPKRGRLSPSDRLGSGSVPSERLFVQHDGSLGSSVTERISMLPLTHNADSFAYRPERLPVGFCHGNESWGWLLDPAWRARTALQSDAAIGALDAALAVQGAGLAQFKDIGNMSIEEIDVLAGILVRKQKEGHFAAFWSDDEEAAQLMLSPSIDIQSLWSPTLMRLHRAGVKYRLAVPREGYRAWFGGLSLSRHAQGPVLDAAYAYLNWWLSGWPGAVMARQGYYIGNPARSRDHLSSAEWDYWYAGKPAREELPGSDGLPLIDIGEVRDGGSYEQRMGHIAVWNSVMDEHNYLVRRWGDFMRARCL; from the coding sequence ATGATCACACTGCGCGTGCTCGGCACCTCCGTGACCTTGCTCGAATGCCTGCGCGTGCGCGCCGAGCAGGAGCTGGGCATTCGCCTGGTGTACCAGGTGCATGATGTGGAACAGGCCCAGCGTATCGCGGTGATGCAGCCCGACAGTTACGACCTGTACGACCAATGGTTCCACAACGTCGACTTCGTGTGGCCGGCGCGGGCGATCCAGCCCATCGACACGCGGCGCATCGCGCTGTGGCATGAGATCAACGATCTGCCCAAGCGCGGCCGACTGTCGCCCAGCGACCGCCTGGGCAGCGGCAGCGTGCCGAGTGAGCGGCTGTTCGTGCAGCATGACGGCAGCCTCGGCAGCAGCGTGACCGAGCGCATCAGCATGCTGCCGCTGACCCACAACGCCGACAGTTTTGCCTATCGCCCGGAACGTCTGCCCGTGGGCTTCTGCCACGGCAATGAAAGCTGGGGATGGCTGCTGGACCCTGCGTGGCGCGCGCGCACGGCGCTGCAAAGTGACGCCGCCATCGGTGCGCTGGATGCCGCGCTGGCGGTGCAGGGTGCGGGGCTGGCGCAGTTCAAAGACATCGGCAACATGAGCATCGAGGAAATCGACGTGCTCGCCGGGATTCTGGTGCGCAAGCAAAAGGAGGGGCACTTCGCGGCGTTCTGGTCCGACGATGAAGAAGCCGCGCAACTGATGCTCAGCCCCAGCATCGACATCCAGAGCCTGTGGTCACCCACCTTGATGCGCCTGCACCGTGCCGGCGTGAAATACCGGCTTGCCGTGCCGCGAGAAGGCTATCGCGCCTGGTTCGGCGGGTTGTCGTTGTCGCGCCATGCCCAGGGCCCGGTGCTGGATGCGGCCTACGCCTACCTCAATTGGTGGTTGTCCGGCTGGCCGGGTGCGGTGATGGCGCGCCAGGGTTACTACATCGGCAACCCGGCGCGCAGTCGCGACCACCTGAGCAGCGCCGAGTGGGATTACTGGTATGCCGGCAAGCCCGCGCGCGAAGAGCTGCCGGGCAGCGATGGCCTGCCGCTGATCGACATCGGCGAAGTGCGTGACGGTGGCTCCTATGAGCAGCGCATGGGGCACATCGCCGTGTGGAATTCGGTGATGGATGAGCACAACTATCTGGTGCGCCGCTGGGGCGATTTCATGCGCGCGCGCTGCCTGTAA